One part of the Paraburkholderia flagellata genome encodes these proteins:
- the rplK gene encoding 50S ribosomal protein L11, with the protein MAKKIIGFIKLQIPAGKANPSPPVGPALGQRGLNIMEFCKAFNAQTQAMEPGLPVPVVITAFADKSFTFILKTPPATVLIKKAAKVDKGSAKPHTDKVATITRAQAEEIAKTKMPDLTAADMDAAVRTIAGSARSMGIVVEGV; encoded by the coding sequence ATGGCAAAGAAAATCATCGGCTTTATCAAGCTGCAGATTCCTGCAGGTAAAGCCAATCCGTCGCCGCCGGTTGGCCCGGCACTGGGTCAACGCGGCCTGAACATCATGGAGTTCTGCAAGGCGTTCAACGCGCAGACTCAAGCCATGGAGCCGGGTCTGCCGGTTCCGGTCGTGATCACGGCATTCGCGGACAAGAGCTTCACGTTCATCCTGAAGACGCCGCCGGCTACGGTTCTGATCAAGAAGGCAGCGAAGGTCGACAAGGGTTCGGCCAAGCCGCACACCGACAAGGTCGCTACGATTACCCGCGCGCAAGCCGAGGAAATCGCCAAGACCAAGATGCCGGACCTCACGGCAGCCGATATGGACGCAGCGGTCCGCACGATCGCTGGTAGCGCCCGCTCGATGGGCATTGTCGTGGAGGGCGTGTAA
- the rplA gene encoding 50S ribosomal protein L1, which yields MAKVSKRQKALAAKIDRQKQYPIGDALSLVKECATAKFDESIDVAVQLGIDAKKSDQVVRGSVVLPAGTGKSVRVAVFAQGEKAEQAKAAGAEIVGMEDLAEQIKGGNLNFDIVIASPDTMRVVGTLGQILGPRGLMPNPKVGTVTPDVATAVKNAKAGQVQFRVDKAGIIHATIGRASFEPTALRSNLDALLEALTKAKPATSKGVYLRKIAVSSTMGVGVRVDQTSLAA from the coding sequence ATGGCTAAGGTTTCCAAGCGTCAAAAGGCACTGGCTGCCAAGATCGATCGCCAGAAGCAGTACCCGATCGGCGACGCGCTGTCGCTCGTGAAGGAATGCGCCACGGCGAAGTTCGACGAGTCGATCGACGTCGCAGTGCAGCTCGGCATCGATGCGAAGAAGTCGGACCAGGTCGTTCGCGGCTCGGTCGTTCTGCCCGCCGGTACCGGCAAGTCGGTCCGCGTTGCAGTGTTCGCGCAAGGTGAAAAGGCTGAGCAAGCCAAGGCAGCAGGCGCTGAGATCGTCGGTATGGAAGACCTCGCCGAACAGATCAAGGGCGGCAACCTGAACTTCGACATCGTGATCGCTTCGCCGGACACGATGCGCGTTGTCGGTACGCTCGGTCAGATCCTCGGCCCGCGCGGCCTCATGCCGAACCCGAAGGTCGGCACTGTGACGCCGGACGTGGCGACTGCGGTCAAGAACGCGAAGGCTGGTCAGGTGCAATTCCGTGTCGATAAGGCCGGTATCATCCACGCGACCATCGGCCGTGCATCGTTCGAGCCGACCGCGCTGCGCAGCAACCTGGACGCGCTCCTCGAAGCGCTGACCAAGGCGAAGCCGGCAACGAGCAAGGGCGTGTACCTGCGCAAGATCGCAGTCTCGAGCACGATGGGCGTTGGCGTTCGCGTCGACCAAACGTCGCTCGCAGCGTAA
- the rpoB gene encoding DNA-directed RNA polymerase subunit beta, giving the protein MHYSFTEKKRIRKSFAKRPIVHQVPFLLATQLESFSTFLQAETATAQRKPEGLQAAFSSVFPIVSHNGFARLEFVSYMLSSPAFNIKECQQRGLTYCSALRAKVRLVLLDKESPSKPVVKEVKEQEVYMGEIPLMTPTGSFVINGTERVIVSQLHRSPGVFFEHDKGKTHSSGKLLFSARIIPYRGSWLDFEFDPKDVLYFRVDRRRKMPVTILLKAIGLTPEQILANFFVFDNFTLMPEGAQMEFVPERLRGEVARFDISDREGKVIVQKDKRINAKHIRDLETAKTTYISVPEDYLLGRVLAKNVVDGDTGEVIANANDEITESVLEKLREAKIKDIQTLYTNDLDQGPYISSTLRIDETADKMAARIAIYRMMRPGEPPTEEAVEALFNRLFYSEEAYDLSKVGRMKFNRRVGRDEIVGPMTLQDDDILATIKILVELRNGKGEVDDIDHLGNRRVRCVGELAENQFRAGLVRVERAVKERLGQAESENLMPHDLINSKPISSAIREFFGSSQLSQFMDQTNPLSEITHKRRVSALGPGGLTRERAGFEVRDVHPTHYGRVCPIETPEGPNIGLINSLALYAHLNEYGFLETPYRKVVDSKVTDQIDYLSAIEEGRYVIAQANAAVAEDGTLTDELVSSREAGETLMVTPDRIQYMDVAPSQIVSVAASLIPFLEHDDANRALMGSNMQRQAVPCLRPEKPVVGTGIERTVAVDSGTTVQALRGGVVDYVDAGRIVIRVNDDEAVAGEVGVDIYNLIKYTRSNQNTNINQRPIVKMGDKVARGDVLADGASTDLGELALGQNMLIAFMPWNGYNFEDSILISEKVVADDRYTSIHIEELNVVARDTKLGPEEITRDISNLAEVQLGRLDESGIVYIGAEVEAGDVLVGKVTPKGETQLTPEEKLLRAIFGEKASDVKDTSLRVPSGMSGTVIDVQVFTREGIQRDKRAQQIIDDELKRYRLDLNDQLRIVEGDAFQRLARMLEGKVANGGPKKLAKGTKIERAYLEDLDHYHWFDIRLADEEAAAQLEAIKNSIEEKRHQFDLAFEEKRKKLTQGDELPPGVLKMVKVYLAVKRRLQPGDKMAGRHGNKGVVSKIVPIEDMPYMADGRPADVVLNPLGVPSRMNVGQVLEVHLGWAAKGLGWRIGEMLQRQTKVAEMREFLTKIYNESGHKEDLDSFSDDEILELAKNLREGVPFATPVFDGATEEEMSKMLDLAFPDEIATNLGMTPSKNQVRLYDGRTGEMFERTVTVGYMHYLKLHHLVDDKMHARSTGPYSLVTQQPLGGKAQFGGQRFGEMEVWALEAYGASYVLQEMLTVKSDDVTGRTKVYENLVKGDHVIDAGMPESFNVLVKEIRSLGIDIDLDRN; this is encoded by the coding sequence ATGCACTATTCCTTCACCGAGAAGAAGCGTATTCGCAAGAGTTTCGCGAAACGCCCCATCGTTCACCAGGTTCCTTTCCTGCTGGCTACCCAGCTTGAATCATTCAGCACTTTCCTGCAAGCAGAAACGGCGACCGCACAACGCAAACCGGAAGGTCTGCAGGCAGCGTTTTCGTCCGTTTTTCCTATTGTTTCCCATAACGGCTTTGCTCGTCTAGAGTTCGTCAGCTACATGCTGTCGTCGCCGGCATTCAACATCAAGGAATGCCAGCAACGCGGTTTGACGTACTGCTCGGCGCTGCGCGCCAAGGTCCGTCTCGTCCTGCTCGACAAGGAATCGCCGAGCAAGCCGGTCGTGAAGGAAGTGAAGGAACAGGAAGTGTACATGGGCGAAATTCCGCTCATGACGCCGACCGGTTCGTTCGTTATCAACGGCACCGAGCGTGTCATCGTCTCGCAGCTGCACCGCTCGCCTGGCGTGTTCTTCGAACACGACAAGGGCAAGACGCACAGCTCGGGCAAGCTCCTGTTCTCGGCACGTATCATTCCTTACCGCGGTTCGTGGCTCGACTTCGAGTTCGACCCGAAGGACGTGCTGTACTTCCGTGTGGACCGTCGCCGCAAGATGCCGGTCACGATCCTGCTGAAGGCTATTGGCCTCACGCCGGAACAGATCCTCGCGAACTTCTTCGTGTTCGACAACTTCACGCTGATGCCGGAAGGCGCACAGATGGAGTTCGTGCCGGAGCGTCTGCGCGGTGAAGTCGCGCGCTTCGACATTAGCGATCGCGAAGGCAAGGTCATCGTCCAGAAGGACAAGCGGATCAACGCGAAGCACATTCGCGACCTCGAAACCGCGAAGACGACCTACATTTCGGTCCCCGAAGATTATCTGCTCGGCCGCGTTCTCGCGAAGAACGTCGTCGACGGCGACACGGGCGAAGTGATCGCGAACGCGAACGACGAGATCACCGAAAGCGTGCTCGAGAAGCTGCGCGAAGCGAAGATCAAGGACATCCAGACGCTCTACACGAACGATCTGGACCAGGGTCCGTACATCTCGTCGACGCTGCGTATCGACGAAACCGCCGACAAGATGGCTGCGCGCATCGCGATCTACCGCATGATGCGTCCGGGCGAGCCGCCGACCGAAGAAGCGGTCGAGGCGCTGTTCAACCGCCTGTTCTACAGCGAAGAAGCGTACGACCTCTCGAAGGTGGGTCGTATGAAGTTCAACCGCCGCGTGGGCCGTGACGAAATCGTCGGCCCGATGACGCTGCAGGACGACGACATTCTCGCGACCATCAAGATCCTCGTCGAACTGCGCAACGGCAAGGGCGAAGTGGACGACATCGACCACTTGGGCAACCGTCGCGTGCGTTGCGTGGGCGAACTCGCGGAAAATCAATTCCGCGCGGGTCTCGTACGTGTCGAACGTGCGGTAAAGGAACGCCTCGGCCAGGCCGAAAGTGAAAACCTGATGCCGCACGACCTGATCAACTCGAAGCCGATTTCGTCGGCGATTCGCGAGTTCTTCGGTTCGTCGCAGCTGTCGCAGTTCATGGACCAGACCAACCCGCTGTCGGAAATCACCCACAAGCGCCGTGTTTCGGCACTTGGCCCGGGCGGTCTGACGCGCGAGCGCGCTGGCTTTGAAGTCCGTGACGTGCACCCGACCCACTACGGCCGCGTGTGTCCGATTGAGACGCCCGAAGGTCCGAACATTGGTCTGATCAACTCGCTCGCTCTGTACGCGCACCTGAACGAATACGGCTTCCTCGAAACGCCGTATCGCAAGGTCGTGGACAGCAAGGTGACCGACCAGATCGACTACCTGTCGGCGATCGAAGAAGGCCGTTACGTGATCGCTCAGGCGAACGCGGCGGTGGCTGAAGACGGCACGCTGACCGACGAACTCGTGTCGTCGCGTGAAGCGGGCGAAACGCTGATGGTCACGCCGGACCGCATCCAGTACATGGACGTGGCGCCGTCGCAGATCGTCTCGGTTGCAGCCTCGCTGATTCCGTTCCTCGAGCACGACGACGCGAACCGTGCACTGATGGGTTCGAACATGCAGCGTCAGGCCGTGCCTTGCCTGCGTCCGGAAAAGCCGGTCGTCGGTACGGGTATCGAGCGCACGGTTGCGGTCGACTCGGGCACGACGGTTCAGGCGCTGCGTGGCGGCGTGGTCGACTACGTCGACGCGGGCCGTATCGTGATTCGCGTGAACGATGATGAAGCTGTCGCCGGTGAAGTCGGCGTGGACATCTACAACCTCATCAAGTACACGCGTTCGAACCAGAACACGAACATCAACCAGCGTCCGATCGTGAAGATGGGCGACAAGGTTGCGCGCGGCGACGTGCTGGCTGACGGCGCATCGACCGATCTGGGCGAGCTCGCGCTCGGCCAGAACATGCTGATCGCGTTCATGCCGTGGAACGGCTACAACTTCGAAGACTCGATTCTGATCTCGGAGAAGGTGGTTGCTGACGACCGTTACACGTCGATCCACATCGAAGAACTGAATGTCGTTGCACGCGACACGAAGCTTGGACCGGAAGAAATCACGCGCGATATTTCGAACCTCGCGGAAGTGCAGCTTGGCCGTCTCGACGAGTCGGGCATCGTGTACATCGGCGCGGAAGTCGAAGCGGGCGACGTGCTCGTGGGCAAGGTCACGCCGAAGGGCGAAACCCAGCTCACGCCGGAAGAAAAGCTGCTGCGCGCGATCTTCGGCGAGAAGGCTTCGGACGTGAAGGATACGTCGCTGCGCGTGCCCTCGGGCATGAGCGGCACGGTCATCGACGTGCAGGTGTTCACGCGTGAAGGCATTCAGCGCGACAAGCGTGCACAACAGATCATCGACGATGAACTGAAGCGCTATCGCCTCGACCTGAACGACCAGTTGCGTATCGTGGAAGGCGACGCGTTCCAGCGTCTCGCACGTATGCTCGAAGGCAAGGTTGCGAACGGCGGTCCGAAGAAGCTCGCAAAGGGCACGAAGATCGAGCGCGCGTACCTCGAAGATCTGGATCACTACCACTGGTTCGACATCCGCCTCGCGGACGAAGAAGCAGCGGCGCAGCTCGAAGCGATCAAGAACTCGATCGAAGAGAAGCGTCACCAGTTCGATCTGGCCTTCGAAGAAAAGCGCAAGAAGCTCACGCAAGGCGACGAACTGCCGCCGGGCGTGCTGAAGATGGTCAAGGTGTACCTCGCGGTGAAGCGCCGTCTGCAGCCTGGCGACAAGATGGCAGGCCGTCACGGTAACAAGGGTGTGGTGTCGAAGATCGTTCCGATCGAAGACATGCCGTACATGGCCGATGGCCGTCCGGCGGACGTCGTGCTGAACCCGCTCGGCGTGCCGTCACGGATGAACGTGGGTCAGGTTCTCGAAGTGCACCTCGGTTGGGCCGCGAAGGGGCTGGGCTGGCGTATTGGCGAAATGCTGCAGCGTCAGACGAAGGTTGCGGAGATGCGTGAGTTCCTCACGAAGATCTACAACGAATCGGGCCACAAGGAAGACCTCGACAGCTTCAGCGACGACGAAATCCTCGAACTCGCGAAGAACCTGCGCGAAGGCGTGCCGTTCGCAACGCCGGTGTTCGACGGTGCGACCGAAGAGGAAATGTCGAAGATGCTCGACCTGGCGTTCCCGGACGAGATCGCGACGAACCTCGGCATGACGCCCTCGAAGAACCAGGTGCGTCTGTACGATGGCCGCACGGGCGAGATGTTCGAGCGTACGGTCACCGTGGGCTACATGCACTACCTGAAGCTGCATCACCTTGTCGATGACAAGATGCACGCGCGTTCGACGGGTCCGTACTCGCTCGTCACGCAGCAGCCGCTGGGTGGTAAGGCGCAATTCGGTGGTCAGCGCTTCGGTGAAATGGAAGTGTGGGCGCTCGAAGCGTATGGCGCTTCGTATGTGCTGCAGGAAATGTTGACGGTGAAGTCCGATGACGTGACGGGCCGGACGAAGGTGTACGAGAACCTCGTCAAGGGCGACCACGTGATCGACGCGGGCATGCCGGAATCCTTCAATGTGCTGGTGAAGGAAATCCGCTCGCTCGGCATCGACATCGACCTCGACCGCAACTAA
- the secE gene encoding preprotein translocase subunit SecE, translated as MANPSVETVNTSSDKLMLAAGVLLVVAGFVGFYWLGSQEWYVRGAALAVGVIAGVVVGLLSAPGKSFIAFAKDSYKEVRKVVWPTRKEATQTTLVVFGFVLVMAIVLWVCDKSIEWVIFSAILGWK; from the coding sequence ATGGCGAATCCTTCCGTCGAAACTGTTAATACTTCCAGCGACAAGCTGATGCTTGCGGCGGGCGTATTGTTGGTTGTGGCCGGGTTCGTAGGGTTCTACTGGCTCGGTAGCCAGGAGTGGTATGTCCGCGGTGCAGCGCTCGCAGTGGGCGTGATCGCGGGGGTGGTAGTCGGTCTTCTCTCGGCGCCCGGCAAGAGCTTCATCGCGTTTGCCAAAGACTCGTACAAGGAAGTTCGCAAGGTCGTCTGGCCGACTCGCAAAGAGGCCACGCAAACGACGCTGGTGGTCTTCGGTTTTGTGCTGGTAATGGCCATCGTTCTGTGGGTTTGCGACAAATCCATCGAATGGGTGATTTTCTCGGCGATTCTGGGTTGGAAATGA
- the rplJ gene encoding 50S ribosomal protein L10, whose product MPLNKEGKQAVVAEVSAQVAKAQTVVLAEYRGIAVGDLTKLRAKAREQQVYLRVLKNTLARRAVEGTPFAPLAEQMTGPLIYGISEDAIAAAKVVNDFAKGNDKLVIKAGSYEGKVMDKAGVQALASIPSREELLSKLLFVMQAPVSGMARALAALAEKKQAEAA is encoded by the coding sequence GTGCCACTGAACAAAGAAGGTAAGCAGGCCGTCGTGGCTGAAGTCTCCGCGCAAGTCGCGAAGGCTCAGACCGTCGTGTTGGCCGAGTATCGTGGAATCGCGGTTGGCGATCTGACCAAGCTGCGCGCGAAAGCGCGTGAGCAGCAGGTGTACCTCCGCGTGTTGAAGAACACGCTGGCGCGTCGCGCTGTCGAAGGTACCCCGTTTGCTCCGCTGGCAGAGCAGATGACTGGCCCCCTGATCTACGGCATCTCGGAAGATGCAATTGCTGCTGCGAAGGTCGTCAATGACTTCGCGAAGGGCAATGACAAGTTGGTCATCAAGGCTGGTTCCTACGAAGGCAAGGTGATGGACAAGGCAGGCGTGCAAGCGCTGGCCAGCATCCCGAGCCGCGAAGAACTGCTCTCGAAGCTGCTGTTCGTTATGCAGGCTCCGGTTTCCGGTATGGCGCGCGCTCTGGCCGCGCTGGCGGAAAAGAAGCAAGCCGAAGCTGCTTAA
- the rplL gene encoding 50S ribosomal protein L7/L12: MAIAKEDILEAVGSMSVLELNELVKAFEEKFGVSAAAVAVAGPAGGGAAAAAEEQTEFTVNLLEAGANKVSVIKAVRELTGLGLKEAKDLVDGAPKPVKEAVPKAAAEEAKKKLEEAGAKAEIK, from the coding sequence ATGGCAATCGCAAAAGAAGACATCCTCGAAGCCGTTGGCTCGATGTCGGTTCTCGAACTGAACGAACTGGTCAAGGCTTTCGAAGAGAAGTTTGGCGTGTCGGCAGCTGCTGTGGCAGTCGCTGGCCCGGCAGGCGGCGGCGCTGCTGCTGCTGCTGAAGAGCAGACCGAATTCACGGTCAACCTGCTCGAAGCAGGCGCGAACAAGGTTTCGGTCATTAAGGCCGTTCGTGAACTGACGGGTCTCGGCCTGAAGGAAGCGAAGGACCTGGTCGACGGCGCACCGAAGCCCGTGAAGGAAGCGGTGCCCAAGGCTGCTGCTGAAGAAGCGAAGAAGAAGCTGGAAGAAGCCGGCGCAAAGGCTGAAATCAAGTAA
- the nusG gene encoding transcription termination/antitermination protein NusG, translating to MSDTPASPSGKRWYVVHAYSGMEKSVQRALQERIERAGMQDKFGQILVPTEEVVEVKGGHKSVTERRFFPGYVLVEMEMTDETWHLVKNTAKVTGFVGGARNRPSPISPREVEKIMSQMQEGVEKPRPKTLFEVGEMVRVKEGPFTDFNGSVEEVNYEKSRVRVSVTIFGRATPVELEFGQVEKL from the coding sequence ATGAGCGATACACCGGCATCCCCGAGCGGAAAACGTTGGTACGTGGTGCACGCCTACTCCGGCATGGAGAAGAGCGTGCAACGTGCGCTTCAGGAGCGCATCGAACGTGCTGGCATGCAAGACAAGTTTGGTCAAATCCTCGTCCCGACTGAAGAAGTGGTCGAGGTGAAGGGTGGTCACAAATCAGTAACTGAGCGTCGTTTCTTCCCGGGCTACGTCCTGGTTGAGATGGAAATGACGGACGAAACGTGGCACCTCGTGAAGAACACGGCAAAGGTAACCGGTTTCGTTGGCGGGGCGCGTAACCGCCCGAGCCCGATTTCGCCGCGCGAAGTCGAAAAGATCATGTCGCAGATGCAGGAAGGCGTTGAGAAGCCGCGCCCTAAGACCCTGTTCGAAGTCGGCGAGATGGTCCGCGTGAAGGAAGGTCCGTTCACGGACTTCAACGGCAGCGTCGAAGAAGTCAACTACGAAAAGTCGCGTGTCCGAGTCTCCGTCACCATTTTCGGTCGCGCCACACCGGTCGAACTCGAATTCGGCCAGGTCGAAAAGCTGTAA